In the Chitinophagales bacterium genome, one interval contains:
- a CDS encoding glycosyltransferase family 4 protein yields MEYNRIKVLMLGWEFPPILTGGLGPACYGLAKALAPFTDLKIILPKSDLHFKMKRVNIIGLNHFHFDEATDEMVLDDFRRFLSEEWIDEAQPQHAELRIPYADNEVPGTETHDLFNQQDSYGPDIMRKVKAYVGMVQQLSGKIDFDVIHAHDWVTFPAAVELKKNSGKPLLVHIHSLETDRAHSDARNPVYHIEHQGMLKADRVLPVSAYTKSTIISHYGISAEKIFPVYNAIENTDIYRAERKDNEKKILFLGRITRQKGPEFLLETMIKLCSKAGDVKFIIAGNGDQAEWLRDKVAAAGLQEQVEFTGFIKRDKITALLAEADAYFMPSVSEPFGLSALEAAQFNVPCVISKQSGVSEVLHNVLKADCWDTDKFANYLYAVCHYNGLRETMVQLTANDVKNISWDNAAREVLKSYKHLVEEKKEETA; encoded by the coding sequence ATGGAATATAACCGGATAAAAGTATTGATGCTGGGATGGGAATTCCCTCCCATACTTACCGGAGGATTGGGGCCAGCCTGTTACGGACTGGCGAAAGCGCTTGCTCCTTTTACTGATCTTAAAATCATTCTTCCGAAGAGCGACCTGCACTTCAAAATGAAACGGGTCAATATCATCGGGCTCAATCACTTTCATTTTGATGAAGCAACCGACGAAATGGTCCTCGATGACTTCCGCCGGTTCCTTTCTGAGGAATGGATTGATGAAGCTCAACCTCAGCACGCAGAGCTCCGCATTCCATATGCTGACAACGAAGTGCCGGGTACGGAAACGCATGACTTGTTCAACCAGCAGGATTCATATGGTCCCGACATCATGCGTAAAGTGAAAGCTTACGTTGGGATGGTGCAGCAGCTAAGCGGGAAAATCGACTTCGATGTGATCCATGCACATGACTGGGTCACCTTTCCGGCCGCTGTTGAGCTGAAAAAGAATAGCGGCAAACCATTGTTAGTGCATATACACTCTCTGGAAACAGACCGTGCACATTCAGATGCCCGCAATCCTGTGTATCATATCGAACACCAGGGCATGCTGAAGGCCGACCGAGTTTTACCGGTGAGCGCCTACACCAAATCCACAATCATCAGCCATTACGGTATTTCCGCTGAGAAAATTTTCCCTGTTTACAATGCCATTGAAAATACCGACATCTACCGAGCAGAAAGGAAAGACAACGAAAAAAAGATTCTCTTCCTTGGCCGTATTACGCGGCAAAAAGGGCCGGAGTTCCTGCTCGAAACGATGATTAAACTATGCAGCAAGGCGGGCGATGTTAAGTTTATCATTGCCGGCAATGGCGATCAGGCGGAATGGCTGCGGGATAAAGTTGCAGCTGCCGGATTGCAGGAACAGGTGGAATTTACCGGCTTCATCAAGCGCGACAAGATTACGGCATTACTGGCGGAGGCTGATGCTTACTTCATGCCATCGGTTTCCGAACCCTTTGGGTTATCCGCACTGGAAGCAGCACAGTTTAATGTACCCTGTGTGATATCAAAGCAATCCGGTGTCAGTGAAGTGCTGCATAATGTGCTGAAAGCCGATTGCTGGGACACCGATAAGTTTGCGAATTACCTGTATGCCGTTTGCCACTACAACGGTTTGCGTGAAACCATGGTGCAGCTCACGGCAAATGATGTGAAGAATATCAGCTGGGACAACGCTGCACGCGAAGTCTTAAAATCGTACAAACACCTGGTGGAAGAAAAAAAAGAAGAAACTGCATAA